The sequence AAAAAGTTGCAATTATTGGTAAAAGTGGTATTGGAAAATCAACTATTTTAAATTTAATAAAGAAAAACTATTTGCCCACTTCTGGAACTATCTCAATTAATAATATTGATTATAAAGAACTTAACAAAAAAAGTTTGCTTAATATGATGGGAATTTTAAACAATTCTGAAAATATATTATATGATACTATTGGAAAAAATATATCTGTTGTTAAAAATAAAAGTACCCTTGAAGATGTAAAAAACGCATCTAAAAAAGCTTATATCAATGATATGATCGAGAAATTACCTAAACAATATAACAGTATACTAGGAAATAAAGGAACTAATCTTAGTACTGGACAAAATCAAAGAATTTCTTTTGCTAGGTTATTTTTAAAAAAACCTGAAATAATTTTACTTGATGAGGCTACTTCAGGATTAGATAGTATATCTGAAAAAATAGTTATAAATAATATCCTAAAATTTCTAAAAGAAAAAACTGTTATTTTTGTAACTCATAGATTGGATATTATTAAAAATTTTGATAGAATCTTAGTTTTTAATGAAGATGGAATTGTAGAAAATGGCAATTTTGAAAAATTAATTAAAAATAAAGGCGAATTTTATAATTTATATGAAGAAAATAAAAAAAAATTCTAAATTTTTTTGAATTAAAAATTTAAAAATTATGTATTTTATATTTTTTCGTGAAAAAAAAAGTTAAAATAAACAGTTGATTTTAAAGCTATCTGCGATTTTTTAAAACATTCTCAGTAATAAATTCCAAAAAAAAGCTTGAAAAAAACCTAAAATGTATTATAATTATATTGTAAATGAAAATGAATTAAAAATTTAAAATTAATTTTAAGGAGGAAAAATTATGTTTGGTTATTTGCAAAAAATAGGTAAAGCTTTGATGGTTCCAGTTGCTGTTTTACCAGCTGCTGCGATTTTATTAGGTGTTGGATATTGGATTGACCCAGTTGCTTGGGGTGGAAATAGTGTTCTTGCAGCATTTTTTATTAAATCTGGTGCTGCTATAATTGATAACATGCCTATATTATTTGCTATTGGTGTTGCTTTTGGAATGTCTAAAGATAAAAATGGTTCTGCTGCTCTTGCTGGACTAGTTGGTTTCTTAGTAGTTACTACTTTACTTTCTCCAGGTGCTGTTGCAATGATTAAAGGGATACCTGGAAATGAAGTTCCTGCAGGATTCTCTAAAATAAACAATCAGTTTATAGGAATTCTTTGCGGAGTTATTGCTTCTGCTTTATATAACAAATATAGTAAAGTTGAATTACCTCCATTTCTAGCATTTTTTAGCGGAAGAAGATTAGTTCCTATTCTTACATCATTTGTTATGTTAATTGTTTCTTTTATCTTAATGGAAATTTGGCCTTTAATGTATAATGGACTTGTTTCTTTAGGAGAAGGTGTTTCTAAACTAGGTGCTGTTGGAGCTGGAATATACGGTTTCTTAAATAGATTATTAATTCCTGTGGGATTACATCATGCTTTAAATTCAGTTTTCTGGTTTGATGTTGCTGGAATAAATGATATACCTAATTTCCTTGGTGGAGCTAAATCAATAGCTGAAGGTACTGGTATTGTTGGAAAAACTGGAATGTATCAAGCTGGTTTCTTCCCTATTATGATGTTTGGTTTGCTTGGTGCATGTGCTGCATTTATTAAAACTGCTAAGCCTGAAAACAAAAATAAAGTTAAATCTATAATGCTCGCTGCAGGTTTTGCTAGTTTCTTAACAGGTGTTACAGAACCAGTTGAATTCGCATTCATGTTTGTTGCTCCTGGATTATATTTAATACATGCTTTATTAACTGGAATATCTGTTTTCTTAGCAGCTTCTTTTCATTGGATGGCAGGATTTGGATTCTCAGCAGGATTTATTGATTTATTACTTTCTACTAGAAATCCTCTAGCTAACAAATGGTATAT is a genomic window of Fusobacterium sp. JB019 containing:
- the nagE gene encoding N-acetylglucosamine-specific PTS transporter subunit IIBC, encoding MFGYLQKIGKALMVPVAVLPAAAILLGVGYWIDPVAWGGNSVLAAFFIKSGAAIIDNMPILFAIGVAFGMSKDKNGSAALAGLVGFLVVTTLLSPGAVAMIKGIPGNEVPAGFSKINNQFIGILCGVIASALYNKYSKVELPPFLAFFSGRRLVPILTSFVMLIVSFILMEIWPLMYNGLVSLGEGVSKLGAVGAGIYGFLNRLLIPVGLHHALNSVFWFDVAGINDIPNFLGGAKSIAEGTGIVGKTGMYQAGFFPIMMFGLLGACAAFIKTAKPENKNKVKSIMLAAGFASFLTGVTEPVEFAFMFVAPGLYLIHALLTGISVFLAASFHWMAGFGFSAGFIDLLLSTRNPLANKWYMLLVQGVVFFALYYTIFTFAIKKFNLKTPGREDDDDTETIKNFSGKKTSNTELADLLLPLLGGKENLVSVDYCTTRLRLEVKDSSIVKDADIKKLVPGVLKPNKTNVQVIVGTQVEFVAEALKKSI